One Solirubrobacterales bacterium genomic window, TCTCGTCAAAGGGAAGCGGATCGAACGATGCCTCGACCTCGAGCAGATGCGCCTGCCGGATGGCCCTTTCACGCTCCTCCGGTGCCACCAGCGGCCCGACCACGAGCTCCGCCAGGGTGATCGCAGTGACCCGCGGGGCGGGCGGCAGGGTTCCCGGATCAACCCGGGCCAGTTGAATCACGGTCGAGGTGTCGAGAATTCCCTGCTCAAGCGCAGCCATCAGGACCCTCAGACCCGGGGATCGATGATCTCGTCCAGATCCCGCCGCAAGTCGGCCGGATCAAGTGCGGGAAGTCTCCTGAACCTTTCGGCCAGCGTGGCCGCCGGCAGGACTTTCCGGGCAGCCCTGAGCTCGGCCACTTCGCGGCCATCCCGGGTCACCGTGATCTGTTCACCCTGCTCAACCCGGTCGAGCACCTGCCCACCCCGGTTGCGAAGTTCCCTGACGGTCACCTTGGCCATCGGATCAATGTATCACGCGTGAGACATTGACCCGATGACGGCTGTGTCCAGGAATCCCGGGGCGGTTCACGGCGATGTCCTTGCGGAACGTCCCCGCGGCCCGGTCGAGGACGGGGAAGGTGGACGAACGACCATCGTTCATGGGAGAATCGGGGAGTGATCGGCCGGGGCGGATCAAAGCGGGGATGTTGGCTGCGGGGCGTGGCTCCGGCCGTGCTGGCGGTGCTTGCGTTCGGCTTTCTGGCCCCGTCGGCCGGGGCCCGGACGGGCAAGGGTGACCCGGTGACCAGGCCGCAGCGGGTGGTCGGGGTGACCGTCACCGACACCGCCCGGATCATCCCGACGGTGCAGGCGATCCGGCATCTCGGCGTGCCGGTGACCAGCCGGCTGGTGCTTGACCCCGGACCGGTCGGACACTACGCCGTTCCGGCCCGGAGGCTGGCGCGGGCCGGCCGGGTGATGACCGAACCGGTGGACTCGTTCGGGATGTCGACCGCGAACCTGGACCAGTACCGGCAGCGGTTCACCACGGCGGTGAATCAACTTGGCCGCTGGACCGACGTCTGGGAGGTCGGCAACGAGGTGAACGGCGCCTGGACCGGGCCACCCCGGGAGGTGGCCGCGAAGGTAACCGCCGCACTCGATGTGGTCCGGGCCGGAAAGGCCCGCAGCGCCCTCACCCTCTACTACAACCGGGGCTGCAAGAGCTACCCGTGGGAGCTGGATCCGCTGGTCTGGTCGAAACGGATGCTCCCCGCCCCGGTCCGGCGACAGTTCAACTTCGTCTACTTCTCCTACTACGAGACCGAGTGCGAAAACCGGCGGCCGTCCCGGGGTGAGTGGAAACGGCAGTTCAGGAAACTCCACCGGCTCTACCCGAAGGCCCGGCTCGGATTCGGCGAAGTCGGACTGCCGGAACCGGTGACCGCGGCAACCGATCTGAAGGCCCGGGAGATCATCAACCGCTACTACCGGATGAAGTTCAAACTGCCGTACTACATCGGCGGCGGCTTCTGGTGGAACTTCGCCCAGGACATGGTGCCGTGGGGGACCTCCCCCCTGTTCCAGAGCCTGCGCCAGGCAGTCCGCAGATAGCCAGATCGCCGGCCATCGAGAGGAGGGTCGTCAGGCGGGTGCGGCCGACTTGTCCGGTTCCTCGATCTCGTCCTCGGCCATGTGCATCTCCGGCGGGGGTTTGCTGAAACCCTTGGTCAGGAAGGCCAGCCAGATCAGACCGACCACCAGCCAGCAGCCGCCGAGGATCAGCGCGTGGGAGTCGAGATGGGTCATCAGCCAGATGATCACCGCCAACCCGATCAGCGGCTGGAGGATCCAGGAGAGCGGGTTGAGCTGCTTCTCCTCGCGATGACGGAGGTAGTAGGCGATCACACTGATGTTCACCGCCGCGAACGCCGTGAATGCCCCGAAGTTGATGAACGAGGTTGAGGAGGACACGGTCAAACCGAGGGCGAGCAAACCGATCGCCCCGGTCAGAAGCAGGTTGATGATCGGGGTGTGGAAGTGATCGGAAACGTAGGCGAAGATCCGTTTCGGCAGGGCCTCGTCCCGACCCATCGCGTACATCAGCCGGGCACCAGCCGCCTGGATCGGCACCCCGGCGGTGAACTGGGCGACGATCACGGTGGCGAGGAAGATCGAGCCGAAGAAGTCCCCGGCGATCATCTTGGCGATGTCGAGCGGGGCGCTGTCCGCGTTCTCGAACACGCCACCCGGATGAACCAGCTGAACCACGTAGGCGACGATCACGAAGATCACCCCGGCGATCCCGGCAGTGAGGATGATCGCCCTGGGGATCGTCTTGCGCGGATTCTTCGCTTCCTCGGCGAAGGTACTGACCGCATCGAAGCCGATGAAGCTGTAGGCGGTGATCGCGGCTCCGGCCGAGATCGCGGAGATCGTGGAGGCCGAGTTCCAGAACGGTTCGACGCTGAGCACCCCGCCGATGCCGTCGTCGCCGATCACGTGACCGAGCGAAAAACCGAGGAAGAAGAGCAGCACCAGAACCTGGAAGGAGATCAGGGCGATGTTCACCCGGGTCGCGACCCGGATCCCGATGATGTTCAGCCCGGTGGTGAGGATGATGAAGGCCAGCAGGAAAACCCAGCCGGGAATCGCCGGGAACTGGTCGGTGAGATAGGCGGTGCCGATCAGCCAGACCACCATCGGCAGGAAGAAGTAGTCGAGCAGCACCGCCCAGCCGACCATGAAACCCACCCGGTCGCCTATCGCCCCGCGAGAGTAGGTGTAGGCGGAACCGGCGTTGGGGAAGAGCCGGGCCATCTTGCCGTAGCTGACCGCGGTGAAGATCATCGCGACCGTGGTGATCGCGTAGGCGGAGGCCAGGGTTCCGTTCGCCACCTCGGAGAAAACCCCGAAGGTGGTGAGGACGATGAACGGGGTGATGTAGGCAATCCCGAAAAGGACGATCGGCCAGAGGGTCAGGGTCCGTTCGAGGTGGTGGCCGTTCTCGGCCGGCTTTTCGTCCATCTACTTTCTTCCTTTCGGGTTCCAGCGGTCAGGGTCGAGGTTTCCTTCGTAAAGCGGTAGCGGGACGATCGGGTCCCCCGGACGGGTCTGGGACCACATCCGGTTGAGGGCGGCGGTTCCGTACTCCCGGGTGGTCGTGACCTGTTCGAAGTCGATCGTGTCGGTGAGCACCGCGGCCGACTCGCTGGGAGCCTGGTACTGGACCAGCCCCTGCGGATCGACCAGGATGCTGCGTCCGGTGCCGACCGGTTCGGCCGCGTTCACGTTCAGCACGAACACCTGATTCTGGATCGCGTTGGCGCGAGCCAGGATCAGTTCGTGGTCACGGTCACGGGTGGAGGTCTGATGCGGGCAGAGGATCAGCTCGGCGCCGAGCCAGGCCAGGTTGCGGACGATCTCCGGAAACCAGATGTCGTAACAGATCGCGAGACCCACCTTCCCGAAACCATCCATCTCGAACACGACCAGCTCGGAACCGGGATCGAACGGCTCGAAGGGACGCCAGGGAAAGATCTTCCGGTAGGACGCTCGCAGTTCCCCGTCGGGGGAGATGGCGACCAGGGTGTTGAACATCTCCCCGTTCTCGCCGCTTTCGATCACCGTCCCGGGCACCAGCCAGATCCCGCCTTCCCGGGCCAGCTCGCGAAGTCCCGACACCCGTTCGCCGTCCAGCGGTTCGGCCAGCCTGCGGTACGCCCGGGCCCGTTCCTCCGGGTTGCCGTGAACCCGGACCAGATGAAACTCGGGATAGAAGGCCAACTCGGTCCGGGGGAACTCCTCGATCAGGCCGAGCAGCTCGTCACGCATCTCGGCGACCGCCGTTGCCGGATCACGCGGGGGAGCCTGAACCGAAAGCGTTGTCAGAACCCTTGGCACCGGTTGAATCCTCCCCGTAGACGGGACCTGCCAAACCGGCCGGGCGGGTACTCATCCATTGCCCGGATGGATGAGTACACGTTCGGGCCCTTGGGGTTCGGGGTGCTTTTCATCTCTCGTAGTTGTAAAAGCCGCGGCCGGACTTGCGGCCGAGCAGGCCGGCGGAGACCAGGCGGAGCAGCATCGGCGGGGGTGCGTAGAGCTGCTCGCGGTGTTCCGCGTAGAGGGTGTCGGCGACCCCCTTGACCGTGTCGAGGCCGATCAGGTCGGCGAGGGCGAGCGGTCCCATCGGGTGGGCGCAGCCCTTGACCATGCCCTCGTCGATGTCCTCGGCACTGGCCAGACCCTGCTCGAACATGCGAATCGCCGAGAGCAGGTACGGAACCAGCAGGGCGTTGACCGTGAAACCGGCCCGGTCCGGGGCCTCGATCGGATCCTTGCCGAGCTGGTCCGTAACGAACCGGCGGGCCCGGGCGGTGGTTTCGTCGGCGGTGAGGAGTGACGGAATGATCTCGACCAGCGAAAGCACCGGCACCGGGTTGAAGAAGTGCAGCCCGAGCACCCGGTCGGCCCGGGTGCCGGTCACGTGACCGAGTTCCACGATCGGGATCGAGGAGGTGTTCGAGGCGATGATCGCCGCTTCGTCCGTAACCACCGAGGCCAGCCGTTCGAACGCGGCCAGCTTCACCTCCTTCTGTTCGGTGATCGCCTCGACCACGAGGTCACGGTCGGCGAGGGCGTCGAAGTCGGATGTGAAGGCGAGGTTGGCGAGCGCCCGTTCGGCGGCGTCTGCCTCGAGCTTCCCTTTCCCGACCGCCCGTTCCAGCGACCGCTCGAGTCGCTGCCCGGCCTTTTCGGCGAAGGCCGGTTCGGCCTCGACCAGGATCACGTCGAGATCCGCCTTGGCGCAGACCTCGGCGATTCCGGTGCCCATGATCCCGCCCCCGAGCACCCCGATCCGGCTGAAGGGTTCGCCGCTCATCGGAACGCCTGGATTCCGGTCAGGGCCCCGCCGACCACCAGGGCGTGGACGTCCGCGGTGCCCTCGTAGGTGACCACCGATTCGAGGTTGTTCATGTGTCTAATAACCGGATACTCGAGGGTGATCCCGTTGGCGCCCAGAACCTGGCGGGCGCTCCGGGCGACCTCCAGCGCCGCGTTCACGTTGCCGAGCTTGCCGAGGCTGACCTGCTCGGAGGCGAGCAGGCCCTCGTCCTTGAGCCGTCCGAGATGGAGCGCCAGCAGGGTGGCCCGGTTGACCTCCAGCGCCATCGTCGCCAGCTTCTGCTGCTGGATCTGGAAGGAGGCGATCGGCCGGTCGAACTGAATCCGCTCGCCGGCGTAGGAGAGCGCCGCCTCGAGGCAGGCCCGGGCCGCCCCGACGGCCCCCCAGACGATCCCGTAACGGGCCTCGTTCAGGCAGGAAAGCGGGCCGCGCAGCGAGTTCGCCTCCGGCAGTCTCGCCTCGGCCGGCAGGCGCACGTCATCCAGCACCAGCTCCGAGGTGATCGAGGCTCTCAGCGACATCTTCTTCTTGATCTCGGGGGCACTGAACCCGGGGGTTCCGGCGGGCACGAGGAAGCCGCGGATGCCCTCGTCGGTGGTGGCCCAGACCACGGCGACGTCGGCGACGGTTCCGTTGGTGATCCAGGCCTTGGTCCCGTTCAGGATCCAGTCGGATCCGTCCCGGCGGGCCCGGGTCCGCATCGATCCGGGATCGGAGCCGGAGTCGGGCTCGGTCAGGCCGAAGCAGCCGATCTTCTCACCCGCCGCCATTCCCGGAAGCCACCGTTCTTTCTGCTCCTCGGATCCCCAGCGGTGGATCGCAAACATCGCCAGCGACCCCTGCACCGAAACCAGGCTGCGCACCCCGCTGTCACCGGCCTCGAGTTCGAGGCAGGCAAGCCCGTAGGCGGTGGCGCTCGCCCCGGCACAGCCGTAGCCGTCGAGATGCATGCCGAGCAGGCCGAGCTCACCGAGCTCGGAAGCCAACTCGCGTGGCAGATAGCCCTCCTCGAACCAGTCCCCGACATCGGGCAGCACCCGGTCGGCCACGAAGGAGCGGACCGTGTCGCGGATGGTGATCTCCTCCTCGGAGAGCAGGTGGTCGATGTTGAGAAAGTCGTCCGGACGGATCTCCGGTCTGGTGGCGGTGGTTGTCATCTGGCTCCTCGGGTTGGGTGTGAGTCGGGAACCCGGCTTACTTCTTGGCGGGGTGGTCGAAAGCCTCGAAGATCGAGTCCGGCAGGACGATCACCTTGCCGAAGGCGCGGCGCTCCTCCATCTCGGCCAGCGCTTCACCGGACCGGGAGAGCGGGAAGATCGCGTGGATCACCGGGTCCAGTTCACCGCTTTCCACGTTGCGGACCAATTCCAGCAGGCCGTCCCTGGTCCAGCCGTCGGAGCCGCGGATGTCGATCTCACGCACCCATACATAGCGCAGGTCGGTCTCCGCTTCGTAGCCGGTGGTGGCCCCGCAGGTGACCAGCCGGCCACCCTGCTTCACGGATCTGAGGGACTGTGGCCAGGTGACCTCGCCGGTGAAGTCGACCATCATGTCCACCCCCTGCTTGCCGGTCGCCTTCCAGACCTGCTTGCCGAACTGCCCGTCCTCAAGGATCACGGCGGTGTCGGCACCGAGGGCGGTGAGCTGCTCGGCTTTGGCTTCGGAGCTGGTGATCGCGATCACCTTCGCCCCGATCCGTTTGGCCAGCTGCACAGGCGACCCCGACTCCGCCGCTGGCGCCGAGCACCGCCACCGTCTCCCCCGCC contains:
- a CDS encoding type II toxin-antitoxin system prevent-host-death family antitoxin; the protein is MAKVTVRELRNRGGQVLDRVEQGEQITVTRDGREVAELRAARKVLPAATLAERFRRLPALDPADLRRDLDEIIDPRV
- a CDS encoding APC family permease, giving the protein MDEKPAENGHHLERTLTLWPIVLFGIAYITPFIVLTTFGVFSEVANGTLASAYAITTVAMIFTAVSYGKMARLFPNAGSAYTYSRGAIGDRVGFMVGWAVLLDYFFLPMVVWLIGTAYLTDQFPAIPGWVFLLAFIILTTGLNIIGIRVATRVNIALISFQVLVLLFFLGFSLGHVIGDDGIGGVLSVEPFWNSASTISAISAGAAITAYSFIGFDAVSTFAEEAKNPRKTIPRAIILTAGIAGVIFVIVAYVVQLVHPGGVFENADSAPLDIAKMIAGDFFGSIFLATVIVAQFTAGVPIQAAGARLMYAMGRDEALPKRIFAYVSDHFHTPIINLLLTGAIGLLALGLTVSSSTSFINFGAFTAFAAVNISVIAYYLRHREEKQLNPLSWILQPLIGLAVIIWLMTHLDSHALILGGCWLVVGLIWLAFLTKGFSKPPPEMHMAEDEIEEPDKSAAPA
- a CDS encoding acyl-CoA dehydrogenase family protein produces the protein MTTTATRPEIRPDDFLNIDHLLSEEEITIRDTVRSFVADRVLPDVGDWFEEGYLPRELASELGELGLLGMHLDGYGCAGASATAYGLACLELEAGDSGVRSLVSVQGSLAMFAIHRWGSEEQKERWLPGMAAGEKIGCFGLTEPDSGSDPGSMRTRARRDGSDWILNGTKAWITNGTVADVAVVWATTDEGIRGFLVPAGTPGFSAPEIKKKMSLRASITSELVLDDVRLPAEARLPEANSLRGPLSCLNEARYGIVWGAVGAARACLEAALSYAGERIQFDRPIASFQIQQQKLATMALEVNRATLLALHLGRLKDEGLLASEQVSLGKLGNVNAALEVARSARQVLGANGITLEYPVIRHMNNLESVVTYEGTADVHALVVGGALTGIQAFR
- a CDS encoding 3-hydroxybutyryl-CoA dehydrogenase, whose amino-acid sequence is MSGEPFSRIGVLGGGIMGTGIAEVCAKADLDVILVEAEPAFAEKAGQRLERSLERAVGKGKLEADAAERALANLAFTSDFDALADRDLVVEAITEQKEVKLAAFERLASVVTDEAAIIASNTSSIPIVELGHVTGTRADRVLGLHFFNPVPVLSLVEIIPSLLTADETTARARRFVTDQLGKDPIEAPDRAGFTVNALLVPYLLSAIRMFEQGLASAEDIDEGMVKGCAHPMGPLALADLIGLDTVKGVADTLYAEHREQLYAPPPMLLRLVSAGLLGRKSGRGFYNYER
- a CDS encoding carbon-nitrogen hydrolase family protein; amino-acid sequence: MPRVLTTLSVQAPPRDPATAVAEMRDELLGLIEEFPRTELAFYPEFHLVRVHGNPEERARAYRRLAEPLDGERVSGLRELAREGGIWLVPGTVIESGENGEMFNTLVAISPDGELRASYRKIFPWRPFEPFDPGSELVVFEMDGFGKVGLAICYDIWFPEIVRNLAWLGAELILCPHQTSTRDRDHELILARANAIQNQVFVLNVNAAEPVGTGRSILVDPQGLVQYQAPSESAAVLTDTIDFEQVTTTREYGTAALNRMWSQTRPGDPIVPLPLYEGNLDPDRWNPKGRK
- a CDS encoding type II toxin-antitoxin system VapC family toxin, whose product is MAALEQGILDTSTVIQLARVDPGTLPPAPRVTAITLAELVVGPLVAPEERERAIRQAHLLEVEASFDPLPFDEIAARAFGSVAESLRRSGRKASARSYDALIAAIAISRGLPVFTLNPRDFEGIDDLLVVPMSFQS
- a CDS encoding zinc-binding dehydrogenase; translation: MIAITSSEAKAEQLTALGADTAVILEDGQFGKQVWKATGKQGVDMMVDFTGEVTWPQSLRSVKQGGRLVTCGATTGYEAETDLRYVWVREIDIRGSDGWTRDGLLELVRNVESGELDPVIHAIFPLSRSGEALAEMEERRAFGKVIVLPDSIFEAFDHPAKK